In Verrucomicrobiota bacterium, a genomic segment contains:
- a CDS encoding DUF4080 domain-containing protein encodes MAEIVLSTLNAKYIHTAFGLRYLMANLGDLASRTALVEFDLNRRPLELAEALLKHEPRILGLGVYIWNVTQTTELVAILKRLRPDLCIILGGPEVSYEYNTQPIVALADYVITGEADLKFAEVCRRLLAGDRPPAKIILAELPEFHRLKLPYAFYTPEDLAHRLTYVEASRGCPFSCEFCLSSLDIPVRQAPLPDILAALADLLDRGSTQLKFVDRTFNLDLKFSRAILEFLLTRYQPGHLYHFELVPDRLPDELREIIVRFPPGALQFEVGIQTFNPEAATLIQRRQNYDRLAENLRFLRQHTGVHIHADLIFGLPGEDAASFATGFDRLLAFQPQEIQVGILKRLRGTSLGRHDAEWGMVYNPNPPYDILQNRLIPFAEMQRLRRFARYWDLVANSGNFARTAPLIWESTPSAFASFMQLSDWLHQTVGRTDAISLPRLMELLHQYLVRERGLTAIAVAESLLRDYQAPGRREIPGFLQAHLPATQSHPPVPQTSTRKRRQDRHLTGETSSMKEMEAER; translated from the coding sequence ATGGCCGAAATCGTTTTATCCACGCTGAACGCCAAATACATCCATACCGCCTTCGGGTTGCGATACCTGATGGCGAACTTGGGTGATTTGGCATCCCGCACGGCCCTCGTTGAATTTGACCTCAATCGCCGCCCCCTTGAACTGGCCGAAGCGCTGCTCAAACACGAGCCGCGCATTCTCGGGCTCGGTGTGTACATCTGGAATGTCACCCAGACCACCGAACTCGTTGCCATTTTAAAACGCCTGCGCCCGGACTTATGCATCATTCTCGGCGGGCCCGAGGTTAGCTATGAATATAATACTCAACCGATCGTCGCTTTAGCGGATTACGTCATTACGGGCGAAGCGGACCTGAAATTCGCCGAAGTGTGCCGGCGACTCCTGGCTGGTGACCGGCCACCAGCCAAAATCATCCTCGCAGAATTGCCGGAGTTCCACCGCCTCAAGCTGCCATACGCGTTCTACACGCCCGAGGATCTAGCCCACCGCCTGACCTACGTCGAGGCCTCGCGCGGCTGTCCGTTCTCCTGCGAGTTCTGTCTTTCATCGCTGGACATCCCGGTGCGGCAAGCTCCGCTGCCGGACATCCTGGCCGCCCTCGCCGACCTGCTGGATCGTGGGTCCACCCAGCTTAAATTCGTGGATCGCACCTTTAATCTCGATCTCAAATTCAGCCGCGCCATCCTTGAATTCTTGCTGACCCGCTACCAACCGGGACATCTCTATCACTTTGAACTGGTACCGGATCGCCTGCCGGATGAACTGCGCGAAATTATCGTCAGATTCCCGCCCGGTGCGCTGCAATTCGAGGTGGGCATCCAAACGTTCAACCCCGAGGCAGCGACCCTGATTCAACGACGCCAAAACTACGACCGGCTGGCGGAAAATCTGCGCTTCCTGCGCCAACATACCGGCGTCCATATTCACGCCGATCTCATCTTTGGCCTGCCCGGCGAAGATGCCGCCAGCTTCGCGACGGGCTTCGACCGGTTGCTTGCATTTCAACCGCAGGAAATTCAGGTGGGCATTCTGAAACGCCTGCGCGGCACGTCCCTTGGCCGGCACGACGCCGAATGGGGCATGGTGTACAACCCCAACCCGCCTTATGATATCTTGCAGAATCGCCTCATTCCGTTCGCCGAAATGCAGCGGCTCCGTCGTTTCGCGCGTTATTGGGATTTGGTGGCCAATAGCGGCAACTTTGCTCGCACTGCCCCGCTGATCTGGGAGTCAACCCCGTCCGCCTTCGCGTCATTCATGCAATTGAGCGACTGGCTACATCAGACGGTGGGACGCACCGACGCCATCTCCTTGCCCCGCCTCATGGAACTCCTGCACCAATATCTGGTCCGCGAACGCGGCCTGACCGCCATTGCGGTTGCCGAAAGCCTACTGCGCGATTACCAAGCGCCAGGCCGCCGCGAAATTCCCGGATTCCTCCAGGCCCACCTGCCCGCCACCCAAAGCCACCCGCCGGTTCCCCAAACCTCCACTCGCAAGCGCCGCCAGGACCGCCATCTGACCGGAGAAACCTCCAGTATGAAGGAGATGGAAGCTGAGAGGTAG